A single region of the Solwaraspora sp. WMMD791 genome encodes:
- a CDS encoding SDR family oxidoreductase — MDLGLTDRVYVLTGASRGLGFATAACLVADGARVVLGARDPDRLAAAVDRLGGPDHAVAVPSDLAALEDAQRLVDTATDRFGRLDGALVSVGGPAPGDADTVDDQQWRDAFETVFLGTVRMVRTVADALPAGGAVALVLSTSVRMPVPGLGISNGLRPGLAAVGKELADRYARRGVRVVSLLPGRIMTDRNAELFAAAPDPQQARADAQAAIPLGRLGDPAEFGRVAAFVLSPAASYLTGLTIPVDGGALPYP, encoded by the coding sequence ATGGATCTGGGCCTCACCGACCGGGTGTACGTGTTGACCGGCGCGTCCCGAGGACTCGGGTTCGCCACCGCCGCCTGTCTGGTCGCCGACGGTGCCCGGGTGGTCCTCGGAGCCCGCGACCCCGACCGGCTGGCGGCTGCCGTGGACCGGCTCGGCGGCCCGGACCACGCCGTCGCGGTCCCGTCGGACCTGGCGGCACTCGAGGACGCCCAGCGGCTGGTGGACACGGCGACCGACCGCTTCGGGCGGCTGGACGGTGCTCTGGTGTCGGTCGGCGGGCCGGCGCCCGGCGACGCCGATACCGTCGACGACCAGCAGTGGCGGGACGCCTTCGAGACCGTCTTCCTCGGCACAGTACGGATGGTGCGGACCGTCGCCGACGCGCTGCCAGCCGGCGGCGCGGTCGCGCTGGTGCTGTCGACCTCGGTCCGGATGCCGGTGCCGGGGCTGGGCATCTCCAACGGGCTGCGCCCCGGGCTCGCCGCCGTCGGCAAGGAGCTCGCCGACCGGTACGCCCGACGCGGCGTACGGGTGGTCAGCCTGCTGCCCGGCCGGATCATGACCGACCGCAACGCCGAGCTCTTCGCCGCCGCCCCGGATCCGCAGCAGGCCCGCGCCGACGCGCAGGCCGCGATCCCGCTCGGTCGGCTCGGCGATCCGGCGGAGTTCGGCCGGGTCGCCGCGTTCGTGCTGTCCCCGGCGGCCAGCTACCTGACCGGGCTGACCATCCCGGTCGACGGTGGCGCGCTGCCGTACCCGTGA
- a CDS encoding DUF692 domain-containing protein, with amino-acid sequence MTGPYGVGIGWRTEIAGVVAALPGLRFTEVIAESVDPDRPIDPQLAALRARGVAVVPHGVRLSLGGAEPVEATRVTRLARVAQLLDAPLVSEHIAFVRAGGVEAGHLLPLPRTRAAVDAVVANVARARANLPVPLALEPIAALFDWPDDEFDEPDFVTEILDRCDALLLLDVANVYANARNRGQDPLAVLERMPLDRIAYLHVAGGAADHDGIYHDTHTDAVPAEVLGLLADLSARRRPPAVLLERDGHYPPAAQLRAELDAVAVAAGLAPVT; translated from the coding sequence ATGACCGGACCGTACGGCGTCGGCATCGGCTGGCGTACGGAGATCGCCGGAGTCGTGGCGGCGCTGCCCGGACTGCGGTTCACCGAGGTGATCGCCGAGTCGGTCGACCCGGACCGGCCGATCGACCCGCAGCTGGCCGCGCTGCGCGCACGCGGCGTGGCCGTCGTCCCGCACGGCGTACGGCTCTCCCTCGGTGGTGCCGAGCCGGTCGAGGCGACCCGGGTCACCCGACTGGCCCGGGTCGCGCAGCTGCTGGACGCCCCGCTGGTCAGCGAGCACATCGCGTTCGTGCGGGCCGGCGGCGTCGAGGCCGGTCATCTGCTGCCGTTGCCACGGACCCGGGCCGCCGTCGACGCGGTGGTGGCGAACGTGGCCCGCGCCCGCGCGAACCTGCCGGTGCCGCTGGCCCTCGAACCGATCGCCGCGCTCTTCGACTGGCCCGACGACGAGTTCGACGAGCCGGACTTCGTCACCGAGATCCTCGACCGCTGCGACGCGCTGCTGCTGCTCGACGTCGCCAACGTGTACGCCAACGCCCGCAACCGGGGGCAGGACCCGCTCGCCGTGCTGGAGCGGATGCCGCTGGACCGGATCGCCTACCTGCACGTGGCCGGCGGTGCCGCCGACCACGACGGGATCTACCACGACACGCACACCGACGCGGTGCCCGCCGAGGTGCTGGGGCTGCTCGCCGACCTGTCCGCCCGCCGTCGACCGCCGGCGGTGCTGCTGGAACGCGACGGCCACTATCCGCCGGCGGCCCAGCTGCGCGCCGAGTTGGACGCGGTCGCGGTGGCGGCCGGACTGGCACCGGTCACGTGA
- a CDS encoding TetR/AcrR family transcriptional regulator, protein MPRVSQVQLDARRQEILAAARVCFARHGYEGATVRRLEEATGLSRGAIFHHFRDKDSLFLAVAEDDAAAMVETVARNGLVQVMRDLLHRSAAPDTAGWLGSQLEVSRRLRTDPDFARRWTARSAAIAEATRDRLRRQRDAGVLRDDVPIDVLARFLELAYDGLVLHLAMGRPAGDLGAVLDLVEEAVRRPRR, encoded by the coding sequence ATGCCCCGGGTGAGCCAGGTCCAACTCGATGCCCGTCGCCAGGAGATCCTCGCCGCGGCGCGGGTCTGCTTCGCCCGGCACGGGTACGAGGGCGCCACCGTACGGCGGCTGGAGGAGGCGACCGGCCTGTCCCGGGGAGCCATCTTCCACCACTTCCGGGACAAGGACTCCCTGTTCCTCGCCGTAGCCGAGGACGACGCGGCCGCCATGGTCGAGACGGTGGCCCGCAACGGCCTCGTCCAGGTCATGCGGGATCTGCTGCACCGCTCCGCCGCGCCGGACACCGCCGGCTGGCTGGGCAGCCAGCTCGAAGTGTCCCGACGGCTGCGTACCGACCCCGACTTCGCCCGCCGGTGGACGGCCCGGTCGGCGGCGATCGCCGAGGCCACCCGGGACCGGCTGCGGCGGCAACGCGACGCCGGGGTGCTGCGCGACGACGTACCGATCGACGTGCTGGCCCGGTTCCTGGAGCTGGCCTACGACGGGCTGGTGCTGCACCTGGCGATGGGCCGACCGGCCGGTGACCTGGGTGCCGTGCTCGACCTGGTCGAAGAGGCGGTACGCCGCCCCCGGCGCTGA
- a CDS encoding HAD family hydrolase: MPLLLLDLDNTLLDRAGAFRVWGQEFLNSIGAPYDDIDWLISVDADGLTDRWDLADAIRDRYQLRVSVVDLVEELHDGVVAHSRLDPLVACSLRIAKDAGWVPVVVTNGAVRQQEAKIRRTGLDRYVADWVISEAAGVSKPNPRIFALAAQSVRMRLRGAWMVGDSPEADIGGAAATGLPSVWLHRGRSWLDDRYAPTRQASGVIPAVAAVLAG, encoded by the coding sequence GTGCCACTCCTGCTCCTGGATCTGGACAACACCCTGCTCGACCGGGCAGGGGCGTTCCGCGTGTGGGGTCAGGAGTTCCTGAACTCGATCGGCGCCCCGTACGACGACATCGACTGGCTGATATCCGTCGACGCCGACGGGTTGACCGACCGCTGGGACCTCGCCGACGCCATCCGTGACCGGTACCAGCTGCGGGTCTCGGTGGTCGACCTGGTGGAGGAACTGCACGACGGGGTGGTCGCGCACAGCCGGCTCGATCCGTTGGTCGCCTGCTCGCTGCGGATCGCCAAGGACGCCGGGTGGGTACCGGTCGTGGTCACCAACGGTGCGGTCCGCCAGCAGGAGGCGAAGATCCGCCGGACCGGGCTGGACCGTTACGTGGCGGACTGGGTGATCTCCGAGGCGGCCGGGGTCAGCAAACCCAACCCGAGGATCTTCGCGCTGGCCGCACAGAGCGTCCGGATGCGGCTGCGCGGGGCCTGGATGGTCGGCGACAGCCCGGAGGCCGACATCGGTGGTGCCGCGGCCACCGGGCTGCCCAGCGTCTGGCTGCACCGGGGCCGCAGCTGGCTCGACGACCGGTACGCGCCGACGCGTCAGGCGTCCGGCGTCATCCCGGCGGTCGCCGCCGTGCTCGCCGGCTGA
- a CDS encoding enoyl-CoA hydratase/isomerase family protein translates to MTVTDGVRLDYDGPVATVTLDRPDVLNAQTPHTWRALRDIGRELRGDTRVVVVRGAGRGFSAGLDRRAIEQLRTSLADLPADRAAEKIAGFQEAFTWLGRPDLISVAAVHGPAVGAGFQLALACDLRIVTEDARLRMAEVTLGLVPDLGGTRRLVETVGYARAVEICVTGRWVDAAEAQRLGLANLVVPGADLSAAVADLVAAVLAGPRDAVVEIKALLAGATDRSPADQLRAERDAQVRRIQDLAGTGE, encoded by the coding sequence TTGACCGTGACCGACGGCGTACGCCTCGACTACGACGGGCCGGTTGCGACGGTGACGTTGGACCGGCCCGACGTGCTCAACGCCCAGACGCCCCACACGTGGCGTGCGTTGCGTGACATCGGCCGGGAGTTGCGCGGCGACACACGGGTGGTGGTGGTCCGCGGCGCGGGCCGGGGCTTCTCCGCCGGCCTCGACCGGCGAGCCATCGAACAGCTCCGTACGTCGTTGGCCGACCTTCCGGCGGACCGGGCGGCCGAGAAGATCGCCGGCTTCCAGGAGGCCTTCACCTGGCTGGGGCGACCCGACCTGATCAGCGTTGCTGCGGTGCACGGCCCGGCGGTCGGCGCGGGATTTCAGCTCGCACTCGCCTGTGACCTGCGGATCGTTACCGAGGACGCCCGACTGCGGATGGCCGAGGTGACCCTCGGGCTGGTGCCCGACCTCGGCGGGACCCGTCGGCTCGTCGAAACGGTCGGCTACGCCCGTGCGGTGGAGATCTGTGTGACCGGCCGGTGGGTCGACGCCGCCGAGGCGCAGCGGCTGGGGCTGGCCAACCTGGTGGTGCCCGGCGCCGACCTGTCCGCCGCGGTGGCGGACCTGGTGGCCGCCGTACTCGCCGGTCCACGCGACGCGGTGGTCGAGATCAAGGCGCTGCTCGCCGGGGCGACCGACCGCAGCCCGGCGGACCAACTGCGCGCCGAGCGCGACGCCCAGGTCCGTCGGATCCAGGACCTGGCCGGGACCGGCGAATGA
- a CDS encoding ABC-F family ATP-binding cassette domain-containing protein, whose product MITATGLELRAGSRILLSDTTLRVQPGDRIGLVGRNGAGKTTTLKVLAGEGLPYAGQIERRSAVGYLPQDPRTGDLNVTARDRVLSARGLDTLMSQMAELEARLAEGGTDERLVRRYGTLEDQFASLGGYAAEAEAARICANLGLPDRVLGQTIGTLSGGQRRRIELARILFRDAAENGGGILLLDEPTNHLDADSITWLRGFLGGHKGGLVVISHDVDLLDAVVNKVWFLDATRSVVDLYNVGWAAYQQQRETDERRRRRERANAEKKAGALLAQADKMRAKATKTVAAQNMARRAEKLLAGLEDERVADKVAKVRFPSPAPCGKTPLTAAGLSKSYGSLEIFSGVDVAVDRGSRVAILGLNGAGKTTLLRILGGLLEPDSGAVHAGHGLRLGYYAQEHETLDVDRSVLDHMRSAAVEQSDTDLRKILGAFLFSGDDVNKPAGVLSGGEKTRLALATLVCSGANVLLLDEPTNNLDPVSREQVLDAIARYPGAIVLVTHDPGAVSALKPDRAILLPDGDEDAWSDDLLELVELA is encoded by the coding sequence ATGATCACCGCAACCGGCCTGGAACTCCGCGCGGGGTCGCGAATCCTGCTCTCCGACACCACGCTGCGGGTGCAGCCCGGCGACCGGATCGGCCTGGTCGGCCGCAACGGTGCGGGCAAGACCACCACGCTCAAGGTCCTGGCGGGTGAGGGACTGCCGTACGCCGGACAGATCGAGCGGCGTAGCGCCGTCGGCTACCTGCCGCAGGATCCGCGTACCGGCGACCTGAACGTCACCGCCCGCGACCGGGTCCTGTCTGCCCGGGGGTTGGACACCCTGATGTCGCAGATGGCCGAGCTGGAGGCCCGGCTCGCCGAGGGCGGCACGGACGAGCGGCTGGTCCGCCGGTACGGCACCCTCGAGGATCAGTTCGCGTCGCTCGGCGGGTACGCGGCCGAGGCCGAGGCGGCCCGGATCTGCGCGAACCTCGGGCTGCCCGACCGCGTCCTCGGACAGACGATCGGCACCCTCTCCGGCGGTCAGCGGCGACGGATCGAGCTGGCCCGGATCCTGTTCCGGGACGCGGCGGAGAACGGCGGCGGCATCCTGTTGCTCGACGAGCCGACCAACCACCTCGACGCCGACTCGATCACCTGGCTGCGGGGCTTCCTCGGCGGGCACAAGGGCGGGCTGGTGGTGATCAGCCACGACGTGGATCTGCTGGACGCCGTCGTCAACAAGGTGTGGTTCCTCGACGCCACCCGATCGGTTGTCGATCTGTACAACGTCGGTTGGGCGGCGTACCAGCAGCAGCGGGAGACCGACGAACGGCGCCGGCGGCGGGAGCGCGCCAACGCGGAGAAGAAGGCCGGGGCGCTGCTCGCCCAGGCTGACAAGATGCGGGCCAAGGCGACGAAGACGGTCGCCGCGCAGAACATGGCCCGGCGTGCCGAGAAGCTGCTCGCCGGGCTGGAGGACGAACGGGTCGCGGACAAGGTGGCCAAGGTCCGCTTCCCGAGCCCGGCACCGTGCGGCAAGACCCCGCTGACGGCCGCGGGCCTGTCGAAGTCGTACGGCTCGTTGGAGATCTTCTCCGGGGTCGACGTGGCGGTCGACCGGGGTTCGCGGGTGGCGATCCTCGGGCTCAACGGTGCGGGCAAGACGACTCTGCTGCGGATTCTCGGTGGCCTGCTGGAGCCGGATTCCGGTGCGGTGCACGCCGGGCACGGGCTGCGGCTCGGCTACTACGCGCAGGAACACGAGACCCTGGACGTCGACCGGTCGGTGCTCGACCACATGCGCAGTGCGGCCGTGGAGCAGTCCGATACCGACCTGCGAAAGATACTCGGCGCGTTCCTGTTCAGCGGTGACGACGTGAACAAGCCGGCCGGGGTGCTCTCGGGTGGGGAGAAGACCCGGCTCGCCCTGGCGACGCTGGTCTGTTCCGGTGCGAACGTATTGCTGCTCGACGAGCCGACGAACAACCTGGATCCGGTCAGCCGTGAACAGGTTCTGGACGCCATCGCCCGGTATCCCGGTGCCATCGTGCTCGTCACCCACGACCCGGGCGCGGTGTCGGCACTCAAGCCCGACCGGGCGATTCTGTTGCCGGACGGCGACGAGGACGCATGGAGCGACGACCTGCTCGAACTCGTGGAACTTGCATGA
- a CDS encoding jacalin-like lectin: MRRPRPLGRRRTIGGLVATLLISGGLATGPAPAAATAAATDPATPATDPAATGTVSVLTYNVAGLPAWLSSGNPAVNTRPIGQRIGAYDVVHVQEDFNYHADLYAANDHPHRTPTSGGVPFGDGLNTLSHYPYSDLTRVRWNTCNGTDCLTPKGFTRTRIRLAEGVHVDFYNAHPNAGSTDADLAARRANISQLTAYILANSAGNAVVVAGDTNTRWTRSGDNIRDLVSAAGLTDAWVQAERDGVPPAAGSPALVCDPALVTAACEVVDKILYRGNRLIDLDLVSYANDNAAFLDSAGRPLSDHYPIAATLRWTLAGDLRMSDDWGGPHGTPFTDVDQVRPGGQVGRIAVRGGARLDQVSLTLSDGPTLTHGGAGGNLVGLDLAPGEYLTQATLTRGQRDGRTRVFSARFVTNLGRVLAAGTPTSDTVTYVAPAGWQIGGFHGRAGSEVDRLGMIWTPAPASP; the protein is encoded by the coding sequence ATGCGCAGACCTCGACCGTTGGGGCGCCGCCGGACCATCGGCGGCCTCGTCGCGACACTCCTGATCAGTGGCGGACTCGCCACCGGTCCGGCGCCCGCCGCCGCGACGGCCGCCGCCACCGACCCGGCGACCCCCGCCACCGACCCGGCCGCCACCGGCACCGTCTCGGTGCTGACCTACAACGTCGCCGGCCTGCCGGCCTGGCTCTCCAGCGGCAACCCCGCCGTCAACACCCGACCGATCGGGCAGCGCATCGGCGCCTACGACGTGGTCCACGTGCAGGAGGACTTCAACTACCACGCCGACCTGTACGCCGCCAACGACCACCCACACCGGACTCCGACCAGTGGTGGGGTGCCCTTCGGAGACGGCCTCAACACGCTGTCGCACTACCCGTACTCGGACCTGACCCGGGTGCGCTGGAACACCTGCAACGGCACGGACTGCCTCACCCCGAAGGGCTTCACCCGCACCCGGATCCGGCTGGCCGAGGGCGTCCACGTCGACTTCTACAACGCCCACCCCAACGCCGGCAGCACCGACGCCGACCTGGCCGCCCGCCGGGCCAACATCAGCCAACTCACCGCCTACATCCTGGCCAACTCGGCCGGCAACGCGGTGGTCGTCGCCGGTGACACCAACACCCGGTGGACCCGGTCCGGGGACAACATCCGCGACCTCGTCAGCGCCGCCGGGCTCACCGACGCCTGGGTTCAGGCCGAGCGCGACGGCGTGCCACCGGCCGCCGGCAGCCCGGCTCTGGTCTGCGATCCGGCGCTGGTCACCGCCGCCTGTGAGGTGGTCGACAAGATCCTCTACCGGGGCAACCGGCTCATCGATCTCGACCTGGTGAGCTACGCCAACGACAACGCCGCGTTCCTCGACTCCGCCGGCCGGCCGTTGTCGGACCACTATCCGATCGCCGCCACCCTGCGCTGGACTCTCGCCGGCGACCTGCGGATGAGCGACGACTGGGGCGGCCCGCACGGCACCCCGTTCACCGACGTGGACCAGGTCCGCCCCGGCGGCCAGGTCGGCCGGATCGCCGTACGGGGCGGAGCCCGGCTGGATCAGGTGTCGCTGACCCTGTCCGACGGGCCGACCCTGACCCACGGCGGTGCCGGCGGGAACCTCGTCGGCCTGGACCTGGCCCCGGGGGAGTACCTCACCCAGGCGACGCTGACCCGGGGACAGCGCGACGGCCGGACCCGGGTGTTCTCCGCGCGGTTCGTCACCAACCTCGGCCGGGTGCTGGCCGCCGGCACGCCGACCAGTGACACGGTCACCTACGTCGCCCCGGCCGGCTGGCAGATCGGCGGCTTCCACGGCCGCGCCGGCAGCGAGGTCGACCGGCTCGGGATGATCTGGACCCCGGCACCGGCGTCGCCTTAG
- the mug gene encoding G/U mismatch-specific DNA glycosylase, translating into MIARIAAGGAGRLLPDVVGPDLDVLFSGINPSLYSAAVGHHFARPGNRFWPTLHRSGFTDRQLHPTEDRLLPALGLGLTNVVPRATARADELRPDEFVAGAQRLTRLVEQLRPRWIAVVGVTAYRAGFDRPRAVIGRQAETLAGAQLWVLPNPSGLNARYQLDDLAAAFADLRRAVTAG; encoded by the coding sequence GTGATCGCGCGGATCGCGGCCGGCGGTGCCGGGCGGCTGCTGCCCGACGTCGTCGGCCCGGACCTCGACGTGCTGTTCAGTGGGATCAACCCCAGCCTGTACTCGGCGGCGGTCGGGCACCACTTCGCCCGGCCCGGTAACCGGTTCTGGCCGACGCTGCACCGGTCCGGGTTCACCGACCGGCAACTGCACCCGACAGAGGACCGGCTCCTGCCCGCCCTCGGCCTCGGGTTGACCAACGTGGTGCCCCGGGCCACCGCGCGCGCCGACGAACTGCGCCCCGACGAGTTCGTCGCCGGCGCGCAGCGGCTGACCCGGCTGGTCGAGCAGCTGCGGCCCCGGTGGATCGCGGTGGTCGGGGTGACCGCGTACCGTGCCGGGTTCGACCGCCCCCGGGCGGTGATCGGCCGGCAGGCCGAGACGTTGGCCGGCGCCCAGCTGTGGGTGCTGCCGAATCCGAGTGGACTCAACGCCCGCTATCAGCTGGACGACCTGGCGGCCGCGTTCGCCGACCTGCGGCGTGCCGTCACGGCCGGGTGA
- a CDS encoding helix-turn-helix domain-containing protein: MAATGTAATTEKGRRIVGAERQTLAKDLVKRYTSGESIRALAASTGRSYGFVHRVLTESGVQLRQRGGARRRKKG; encoded by the coding sequence ATGGCAGCCACCGGCACAGCCGCCACCACCGAGAAGGGTCGCCGGATCGTCGGAGCCGAGCGTCAGACCCTGGCCAAGGATCTCGTCAAGCGCTACACCTCCGGGGAGAGCATCCGCGCCCTGGCGGCCTCCACCGGCCGTTCCTACGGCTTCGTCCACCGGGTGCTCACCGAATCCGGCGTGCAGCTGCGTCAGCGTGGCGGCGCTCGGCGTCGCAAGAAGGGATGA
- a CDS encoding TIGR04222 domain-containing membrane protein: MTSGDTWGIPGPTFLALFGFTAAILLLVNVAYRLLALAGREQTRSGELTGTEVAYLTGGAQRAVQSALGALRSAGAIDVAPGGRLSAPGPLPAGADDLTATVHRCAHEQRRVRDLSDNVWVRQSLDRLYGRLADRDLLVPPARRATARWLGAAMLVLAGVGVLRLIAGMSTGRPIGYLMLLLALTVPIGLFLTIKVPAVTAAGRRALAELARRHRHLAPSNRPSYATYGAADAAMGVALFGAVALWTMDPDFAQTAEIQRNATNSGGGDGGGGGDGGGGDGGGGCGGGCGGCGG; encoded by the coding sequence ATGACGTCCGGCGACACCTGGGGCATCCCCGGCCCCACCTTCCTGGCCTTGTTCGGATTCACGGCGGCGATTCTGCTGCTGGTCAACGTGGCCTACCGGCTGCTGGCGCTGGCCGGCCGGGAGCAGACCCGGTCAGGTGAGCTCACCGGCACCGAGGTCGCCTACCTCACCGGCGGTGCCCAGCGTGCCGTGCAGTCCGCCCTCGGCGCCCTACGCAGCGCCGGGGCGATCGACGTCGCCCCCGGTGGCAGGCTGAGCGCGCCCGGACCGCTCCCGGCCGGCGCCGACGATCTCACCGCGACCGTCCACCGCTGCGCCCACGAGCAGCGCCGGGTCCGTGACCTGTCGGACAACGTCTGGGTACGGCAGAGCCTGGACCGCCTGTACGGCCGGCTGGCCGACCGTGACCTGCTGGTCCCGCCGGCCCGCCGCGCCACCGCCCGCTGGCTGGGCGCCGCGATGCTGGTGCTGGCGGGCGTCGGCGTACTGCGGCTGATCGCCGGAATGTCGACCGGCCGCCCGATCGGCTACCTGATGCTGCTGTTGGCCCTGACCGTCCCGATCGGACTCTTCCTGACCATCAAGGTCCCCGCGGTCACCGCCGCCGGCCGGCGGGCCCTGGCGGAGTTGGCCCGCCGGCACCGGCACCTCGCGCCCAGCAACCGGCCTTCGTACGCCACCTATGGCGCGGCCGATGCCGCGATGGGGGTCGCACTGTTTGGGGCGGTAGCGCTGTGGACGATGGATCCGGACTTCGCGCAGACCGCCGAGATCCAGCGCAACGCCACCAACTCCGGTGGGGGCGACGGCGGCGGCGGTGGCGACGGTGGTGGGGGTGACGGCGGCGGCGGGTGCGGTGGCGGCTGCGGCGGGTGCGGCGGATGA
- a CDS encoding ABC transporter ATP-binding protein, with amino-acid sequence MGGPGGMGASWSMLRSMRDGDQVRAHRVSRGTTRRIVAFAGPYRRDIVVFLVTVVLAAGIGVATPVLAGSVVNAITAGGTDAGATVVRLALFIAGLAVADALLSLAQRWYAARIGEGIILDLRTRVYDHVQRMPLQFFTRTQTGALVSRLNNDVIGAQRAFTSTLSGVVSNVIQLVLTAAVMFTLSWQITALSLVLLPIFIVPARRVGRRLAEITRESYDLDAKMNATMTERFGVAGALLVKLFGQPDVEAQRFAERADRVRQIGIQSAMYSRTFFVAMLLVASLAQALTYGLGGWLAVTGAVSAGTVVTLALLLTRLYGPLTALSNVRVDVMSALVSFDRVFEVLDLAPSISERPDAVAVPAGAGRLEFRDVRFRYPSAAEVSLASLEDVATLDRTTAEPVLRGLSFTAEPGQLVALVGPSGAGKSTTAMLVPRVYDVTDGQVLVGGVDVRDATLASLRDTIGVVTQDSHLFHETIAENLRYARPDATDDELWAALRGAQVEELVRALPDGLDTVVGERGYRFSGGEKQRIAIARLLLKAPSIVILDEATAHLDSESEAAVQRALSVALTGRTALVIAHRLSTVRDADQILVLDEGRIVERGRHTELIGAGGLYAELYRTQFAVADSPTPYTDDTGPDPVSLAGARRFPIDAEPGG; translated from the coding sequence ATGGGCGGTCCGGGCGGCATGGGAGCCAGCTGGAGCATGCTGCGCTCGATGCGCGACGGTGACCAGGTGCGTGCCCACCGGGTCAGTCGGGGCACCACCCGACGGATCGTCGCCTTCGCCGGCCCGTACCGCCGGGACATCGTCGTCTTCCTGGTCACCGTGGTGCTGGCCGCCGGCATCGGGGTCGCCACCCCGGTCCTGGCCGGCAGCGTGGTCAACGCGATCACCGCCGGCGGGACCGACGCCGGCGCGACCGTGGTACGCCTGGCGTTGTTCATCGCCGGGCTCGCCGTCGCCGACGCCCTGCTCTCCCTCGCCCAACGCTGGTACGCCGCCCGTATCGGTGAGGGCATCATCCTCGACCTGCGCACCCGGGTCTACGACCACGTCCAGCGGATGCCGCTGCAGTTCTTCACCCGCACCCAGACCGGCGCCCTGGTCAGCCGGCTGAACAACGACGTGATCGGTGCCCAGCGGGCCTTCACCTCCACCCTGTCCGGCGTGGTCAGCAACGTCATCCAGCTGGTGCTCACCGCCGCCGTGATGTTCACCCTCTCCTGGCAGATCACCGCCCTGTCGCTGGTGCTGCTGCCGATCTTCATCGTGCCGGCCCGCCGGGTCGGCCGCCGGTTGGCCGAGATCACCCGCGAGTCGTACGACCTCGACGCCAAGATGAACGCCACGATGACCGAGCGGTTCGGGGTCGCCGGGGCGCTGCTGGTCAAACTCTTCGGCCAGCCCGACGTGGAGGCCCAGCGGTTCGCCGAGCGGGCCGACCGGGTCCGCCAGATCGGCATCCAGTCCGCGATGTACTCGCGGACCTTCTTCGTGGCGATGCTCCTCGTCGCCTCCCTGGCCCAGGCCCTCACCTACGGCCTCGGTGGATGGCTGGCCGTCACCGGGGCGGTCAGCGCCGGCACCGTCGTGACCCTCGCCCTGCTGCTGACCCGGCTGTACGGCCCGCTCACCGCCTTGTCCAACGTCCGGGTCGACGTGATGAGCGCGCTGGTCTCCTTCGACCGGGTGTTCGAGGTGCTCGACCTCGCCCCGTCGATCAGCGAACGCCCCGACGCCGTCGCGGTGCCGGCCGGTGCCGGCCGGTTGGAGTTCCGCGACGTCCGGTTCCGCTACCCGAGCGCGGCCGAGGTGTCGCTCGCCTCGCTGGAGGACGTGGCGACGCTGGACCGCACCACCGCCGAACCGGTGCTGCGCGGGCTGTCGTTCACCGCCGAGCCGGGCCAACTCGTCGCGCTGGTCGGGCCCTCCGGCGCCGGCAAGAGCACCACCGCGATGCTGGTTCCCCGGGTCTACGACGTCACCGACGGTCAGGTCCTGGTCGGCGGGGTGGACGTACGGGACGCGACCCTCGCCTCGCTGCGGGACACCATCGGTGTGGTCACCCAGGACTCCCACCTGTTCCACGAGACGATCGCCGAGAACCTGCGGTACGCCCGACCGGACGCCACCGACGACGAACTGTGGGCGGCGTTGCGCGGCGCGCAGGTCGAGGAGTTGGTCCGCGCCCTGCCGGACGGGCTGGACACCGTGGTCGGCGAGCGCGGGTACCGCTTCTCCGGCGGCGAGAAGCAACGCATCGCGATCGCCCGGCTGCTGCTCAAGGCACCGTCGATCGTCATCCTCGACGAGGCAACCGCCCACCTGGACTCCGAATCCGAAGCAGCGGTGCAGCGGGCGCTGTCCGTGGCGTTGACCGGCCGTACGGCGTTGGTGATCGCCCACCGGCTCTCCACGGTCCGCGACGCGGACCAGATCCTGGTGCTCGACGAGGGCCGGATCGTGGAGCGGGGCCGGCACACCGAGCTGATCGGTGCCGGCGGGCTCTACGCCGAGCTCTACCGCACCCAGTTCGCCGTCGCCGATTCACCGACGCCGTACACCGACGACACCGGCCCGGATCCGGTCTCGCTCGCCGGGGCGCGGCGCTTCCCGATCGATGCCGAACCGGGCGGCTGA
- a CDS encoding DUF2630 family protein — MDDRTLLARIRQLVDEEHELRTRYTAGQLSADEEHARLGALEEALDQCWDLLRRRRAARESGGDPDAVQPRPTGEVESYLQ; from the coding sequence ATGGACGACAGGACGCTGCTGGCCCGCATCCGCCAACTGGTCGACGAGGAGCACGAACTGCGTACCCGGTACACCGCCGGGCAGCTGTCCGCCGACGAGGAGCACGCCCGGTTGGGCGCGCTGGAGGAGGCGCTCGACCAGTGCTGGGACCTGTTGCGGCGGCGTAGGGCCGCCCGCGAGTCCGGGGGTGACCCGGATGCGGTCCAGCCCCGCCCGACCGGCGAGGTGGAGAGCTACCTACAGTGA